The following are from one region of the Cytobacillus firmus genome:
- the pepF gene encoding oligoendopeptidase F, which translates to MKTFKDRNDVPLNEKWNLEDIYSSLEQWEEDYKLIEQLADKLKTFDGQIHDGNSLYQYLEKKEKLSYIFNKLYAYAMLKTDEDTRVTDSQAYVDRAKQLSVKVSSSTSFFMPFLLSLDEETLKSYIAEEKGLKYFEEDLLESFRYKPHVLNKDKEEVLSHLGEALSVPSHTFGMMNNADIKFGDVTKEDGGKVELTRGMYAKIMEEEDREKRKEAYKAYYQPYVQLKNSIASTLSAAIKNNVTMAKIRNYPSALEKGLFGDQVPKEVYVNLIETTKKNIGAMHRYTAIRKEQLGVDELRQYDLSVPLVKGVKPEISYEEAYDTMCKALQPLGDDYISILKEFKSGRYIDVHETPGKRSGAYNLGIYGVHPYILLNHRDDLDSLFTLAHECGHGVHSKLSSQHQPQITARYSIFVAEVASTVNEVLLIHYLLNTEKDKNVRRHLLNHFIDQFKGTFFTQVMFAEFEMKTHELAEKGEPLNAEVFSMIYERLFREYNGDDIVFDEEVKFGWSRIPHFYRPFYVYKYATGFASAIHLAAKILEGDKETLQNYLEFLKSGSADYPLELLKKTGVDLTSPYPIENSLRKFRDLVEEFGNQ; encoded by the coding sequence ATGAAGACATTCAAAGACAGAAATGACGTTCCGCTGAATGAGAAATGGAATCTGGAAGACATATACTCCAGTTTGGAACAATGGGAAGAAGATTACAAGCTTATTGAACAACTGGCCGATAAGCTGAAAACCTTTGACGGACAGATTCACGATGGCAACTCCCTTTATCAATACCTTGAAAAAAAAGAAAAACTCTCTTACATATTTAATAAGCTGTATGCCTATGCGATGCTGAAAACCGATGAAGACACAAGAGTAACAGATTCGCAGGCCTATGTAGATAGGGCAAAGCAATTAAGCGTCAAAGTCAGTTCTTCCACTTCTTTTTTTATGCCATTTCTCTTAAGCCTTGATGAGGAAACACTGAAGAGCTATATTGCTGAAGAAAAGGGCCTGAAATACTTTGAAGAGGACCTGCTCGAATCCTTCCGTTATAAGCCGCATGTCCTTAATAAGGACAAGGAAGAAGTTCTATCACATCTCGGCGAAGCACTTTCCGTTCCCAGCCATACTTTTGGAATGATGAATAATGCAGATATAAAGTTTGGTGATGTAACAAAAGAGGATGGCGGGAAGGTTGAACTGACGCGGGGGATGTATGCGAAAATCATGGAAGAAGAAGACCGGGAAAAGAGGAAAGAAGCCTATAAGGCTTATTACCAGCCCTATGTGCAGCTGAAGAACTCCATTGCTTCCACCCTTTCTGCCGCAATAAAAAACAATGTCACCATGGCCAAAATCCGTAATTATCCTTCAGCACTTGAAAAAGGACTATTCGGTGATCAGGTGCCAAAGGAAGTGTATGTCAATCTAATTGAGACGACTAAAAAGAATATCGGGGCAATGCATCGGTATACTGCGATTCGCAAGGAACAGTTAGGCGTTGACGAACTGAGGCAATATGATTTAAGTGTCCCTCTAGTAAAGGGTGTCAAACCAGAAATTTCCTATGAAGAAGCTTATGACACAATGTGTAAAGCGCTCCAGCCTCTTGGGGATGATTATATTTCTATTCTGAAGGAATTTAAGTCTGGCCGCTATATTGATGTGCATGAAACTCCAGGGAAGCGGTCAGGTGCTTATAATCTCGGCATTTATGGAGTTCATCCTTATATCCTCCTGAATCACCGTGATGATCTGGACAGCCTTTTTACACTTGCTCATGAGTGCGGGCATGGTGTACACAGCAAGCTGAGCTCACAGCACCAGCCGCAGATCACTGCGCGCTACAGCATTTTTGTGGCGGAAGTCGCTTCAACAGTGAATGAAGTGCTCCTGATTCATTATCTGCTGAACACGGAAAAGGATAAAAATGTTCGAAGGCATCTCCTTAATCATTTTATTGATCAGTTTAAAGGAACCTTCTTCACTCAAGTTATGTTTGCTGAGTTTGAGATGAAAACCCATGAATTAGCGGAAAAGGGAGAGCCGCTTAACGCTGAAGTCTTCAGCATGATTTATGAACGTTTATTCCGCGAATATAACGGGGATGACATTGTTTTTGATGAAGAGGTGAAATTCGGCTGGAGCAGGATCCCTCATTTTTACCGTCCATTTTATGTGTATAAGTACGCAACCGGATTTGCGTCTGCCATTCATTTGGCAGCGAAAATTCTTGAAGGAGACAAGGAAACGCTGCAAAACTACCTCGAGTTCTTAAAAAGCGGAAGCGCCGATTATCCGCTTGAGCTGCTAAAGAAAACCGGAGTGGATCTGACTTCTCCATATCCTATTGAAAACTCCCTTCGGAAATTTAGAGATCTTGTAGAAGAATTCGGAAACCAATAG
- a CDS encoding branched-chain amino acid aminotransferase has translation MLKDRMEKHLKEQPAELYEKEKEYAKKHGLLNDGHEAGNKNPEDRFNDAYIERGDKETEEVLGQESAGFLNQPIDYFKNHKNEFMYLESKWFDLIGADAVSFETDDVFGNYEVMLGLKLPKKAESAIRAFIDENTHTGTPKYSLMFSQQDGLWDFNFSLNDIEGFKEELSILDAYQLVYEFLFNLVSEVEETRKK, from the coding sequence TTGTTAAAAGACCGGATGGAAAAGCACTTGAAAGAACAGCCCGCTGAACTTTATGAAAAAGAAAAGGAATATGCCAAAAAGCACGGACTTTTGAATGATGGTCATGAAGCTGGCAACAAGAATCCAGAAGACCGATTTAATGATGCTTATATAGAAAGAGGAGATAAGGAAACAGAGGAAGTGCTCGGACAAGAATCTGCCGGCTTTTTAAATCAGCCAATAGACTACTTCAAAAATCATAAAAATGAATTTATGTATCTGGAGTCGAAATGGTTTGACCTGATCGGGGCGGATGCTGTTTCCTTTGAAACAGATGATGTTTTTGGCAACTATGAAGTAATGCTGGGACTGAAGCTGCCGAAAAAAGCAGAATCAGCTATAAGAGCATTTATAGATGAGAATACTCATACAGGCACGCCAAAATACAGCCTGATGTTCAGCCAGCAGGATGGGCTTTGGGATTTTAATTTTTCGCTCAACGACATTGAAGGCTTTAAAGAGGAACTATCTATTCTAGACGCATATCAATTAGTTTACGAATTCCTTTTTAACCTTGTGTCAGAAGTGGAAGAAACCCGCAAAAAGTAA
- a CDS encoding glycosyl hydrolase family 18 protein: MKRKYQVLIMIAIIFSGGFTAGIYYTKNTNGLQSIKQPAPASQSDKLPVPKKVPVFPEIPEKVLMGYVQDYRDPASIDYSNLSHVIFSFAHPEKDGSISFNGETARNNLQRVVSNAHKQDVKAFLAVGGWFHINGGESYDYFKQAIAEDSSRNRLVTELSGLVKKENLDGIDIDFEHPRSKEDARFLAVFINHLSGVLHANGQELSVAVHAKVHSVTGTESGYVVYEPDMFTKVDYVNIMAYDGQWDGGYNAANLSPYSFSENIANYWSNLFDSQGISKDKLILGVPLYAQPEDPAVKPVSYQAVINNNPEYAAKDRISMNGISYYYNGSATMKRKTILAINHGFGGMMIWEAGHDAKGPYSLTGTIADVLQNTAEPVKYYSVMHTK; encoded by the coding sequence GTGAAGAGAAAATATCAAGTTTTGATCATGATTGCTATTATTTTTTCCGGCGGATTCACTGCCGGCATTTATTATACAAAAAACACAAATGGGCTCCAGTCTATTAAACAGCCTGCCCCTGCTTCCCAATCGGACAAACTTCCTGTTCCAAAAAAGGTTCCGGTGTTTCCGGAGATCCCGGAAAAAGTGCTGATGGGTTATGTCCAGGATTATCGCGATCCCGCTTCGATCGATTATTCAAATCTTTCTCATGTCATTTTTTCTTTTGCTCATCCGGAGAAAGACGGAAGCATTTCTTTTAATGGTGAGACGGCGCGGAATAATCTGCAGAGAGTGGTGTCGAATGCTCACAAGCAAGATGTGAAGGCATTCCTGGCTGTGGGGGGATGGTTTCATATCAATGGCGGGGAATCCTATGATTATTTTAAACAGGCAATAGCGGAAGACTCCTCGAGAAACAGGCTGGTAACAGAACTCTCGGGGCTGGTTAAAAAGGAAAACCTTGACGGAATTGATATTGATTTTGAGCATCCGCGTTCAAAGGAGGATGCAAGATTCCTGGCTGTTTTTATCAATCATTTGAGCGGAGTGCTCCATGCAAATGGCCAGGAGCTGTCTGTTGCGGTTCATGCCAAGGTTCATAGTGTAACAGGTACAGAGAGTGGATATGTTGTGTATGAGCCTGACATGTTCACCAAAGTTGATTATGTAAATATCATGGCATATGATGGCCAGTGGGATGGCGGATACAATGCTGCTAATCTTTCTCCCTATTCTTTTTCAGAGAATATCGCCAATTATTGGAGCAACCTATTTGATTCACAAGGGATTTCCAAGGATAAACTGATTCTGGGTGTTCCACTTTATGCTCAGCCGGAGGATCCTGCCGTTAAGCCGGTATCCTATCAGGCCGTCATAAACAATAATCCTGAATATGCAGCAAAAGATAGAATCAGCATGAATGGCATCAGCTATTACTATAATGGATCAGCCACCATGAAAAGGAAAACCATTCTTGCTATAAACCACGGATTTGGCGGAATGATGATCTGGGAAGCTGGCCATGACGCCAAGGGGCCATACAGCCTCACTGGAACGATTGCTGACGTTCTTCAAAACACAGCAGAGCCTGTAAAGTATTATTCTGTAATGCATACAAAATGA
- a CDS encoding fatty acid desaturase produces the protein MTSKQKQLNLKKQMAPYEKSDLTKSIMQLVNTLGPFFLLWFLAYKSLSISYLLTLGLSVVAAGFLVRIFIIFHDCCHHSFFKNRKANKIIGTITGILTVFPYHQWQHDHNVHHATSGNLDKRGTGDIWTLTVKEYQDASWSTRAAYRIYRNPFVMLGIGPIYVFLLKNRFNRKGARKNERMNTYLINAAIAGLYAFMCWAIGWEAFLMVQGPIFMISGAAGIWLFYVQHTFEDSYFEEDDKWEYVKAAVEGSSFYKLPKVLQWLTGNIGFHHIHHLSPRVPNYNLESAHYNTAELQNVPTITLSTSLKSLRFRLWDEEAQDFTGYGAAKKSPVSKKQSRTKTASVKP, from the coding sequence ATGACTTCAAAACAAAAACAACTCAACTTAAAAAAACAAATGGCACCTTATGAAAAATCAGATTTAACAAAAAGCATTATGCAGCTGGTCAATACGCTTGGACCATTTTTCCTGCTGTGGTTCCTTGCTTATAAAAGCCTGAGCATTTCTTACTTGCTGACGCTTGGCCTATCTGTCGTTGCAGCAGGCTTTCTTGTCAGGATCTTCATTATTTTCCATGATTGCTGTCACCATTCCTTTTTCAAAAACCGCAAAGCTAACAAAATCATTGGCACAATCACTGGGATCCTGACCGTCTTTCCTTATCACCAATGGCAGCATGACCACAATGTGCACCATGCAACCAGCGGTAATCTGGACAAGCGCGGTACTGGAGATATCTGGACACTTACAGTGAAAGAATATCAGGATGCGTCATGGTCCACTCGTGCAGCATACCGCATCTACCGCAATCCGTTCGTTATGTTAGGTATAGGCCCTATATATGTATTTCTGTTAAAAAACCGTTTTAACAGAAAAGGGGCAAGAAAGAATGAACGCATGAATACGTATCTTATAAATGCGGCCATCGCCGGTTTGTATGCGTTCATGTGCTGGGCTATCGGGTGGGAAGCGTTCCTGATGGTGCAGGGGCCGATCTTTATGATTTCAGGAGCAGCCGGAATTTGGCTTTTCTATGTACAGCATACATTTGAAGACTCGTATTTTGAAGAAGATGATAAATGGGAGTATGTTAAAGCTGCTGTAGAAGGAAGCTCTTTTTACAAGCTGCCGAAAGTGCTTCAGTGGCTTACAGGGAACATCGGGTTCCATCATATCCATCACTTAAGCCCGCGCGTTCCTAACTATAACCTCGAAAGCGCTCATTATAATACAGCTGAACTTCAGAATGTGCCGACGATTACTCTTTCTACCAGCCTGAAGTCACTTCGATTCCGCTTATGGGATGAAGAAGCACAGGACTTCACCGGGTATGGAGCAGCAAAGAAGTCTCCTGTCAGCAAAAAACAGAGCAGAACTAAAACGGCATCTGTGAAGCCGTAA
- a CDS encoding CBASS cGAMP-activated phospholipase, with protein sequence MHRWRGIRGVFAVSILKALEKELKQPAGDYFDIIAGTSTGSIIASSLVMKKDMSEVLNGYESFGKKIFIKQAKVGLFKSVYSDKYMRRFFRKAFGETELSDIKKPLLIPAVDVTHGKPFVHRSNYGSPGNDSLSMKLWDAVLSSCSAPVYFPPNNISNSYLSIDGGLWANNPSLVCITEAMHHFKMELQNIKILSLGTGLQKIDFTIDHDKYWGVKHWLPFQLPSMKVTPKLLDLALHLSSESVTYHCKHLLGENYLRINEELGEEMPFDEVKFVEELIMLGEKVYQDRREEIKKFLLS encoded by the coding sequence TTGCATCGATGGCGGGGAATACGCGGTGTTTTTGCCGTAAGCATTTTAAAAGCTCTCGAAAAGGAACTGAAACAGCCTGCAGGCGACTATTTTGATATAATCGCAGGCACAAGCACAGGGTCGATCATTGCCTCTTCACTGGTCATGAAAAAAGATATGAGCGAGGTCCTGAATGGATACGAATCATTCGGGAAGAAGATTTTTATCAAACAGGCTAAGGTCGGGCTTTTTAAAAGTGTATACAGTGATAAATATATGCGGCGCTTTTTCCGGAAAGCCTTTGGCGAAACGGAGCTGTCCGATATTAAAAAACCGCTTTTGATTCCAGCTGTCGATGTGACACATGGCAAACCGTTTGTCCACCGTTCCAATTACGGAAGTCCCGGCAATGATAGCCTATCCATGAAGCTTTGGGATGCAGTGCTTTCCTCCTGTTCTGCACCTGTCTATTTCCCGCCTAACAACATCAGCAACAGTTATTTATCCATAGACGGAGGGCTATGGGCGAATAATCCATCTCTCGTTTGTATTACGGAGGCTATGCATCACTTCAAGATGGAGCTGCAAAACATAAAAATCCTTTCGCTTGGAACCGGTCTTCAAAAAATTGATTTTACGATTGATCATGATAAATATTGGGGTGTAAAGCATTGGCTGCCATTCCAGCTACCGTCCATGAAAGTGACGCCCAAGCTATTGGACCTGGCTCTTCATTTATCCTCCGAATCTGTTACCTACCATTGCAAACATCTCCTCGGAGAAAATTACCTGCGCATTAATGAAGAGCTGGGTGAAGAAATGCCTTTTGACGAAGTAAAGTTTGTGGAAGAATTGATTATGCTTGGAGAGAAGGTCTATCAGGACCGGCGGGAGGAAATTAAGAAGTTTTTACTTTCATGA
- a CDS encoding DUF438 domain-containing protein, translating to MHNNNETSAHPKAEEQPGHPIHTFTRENKAIDKHLRENVKVHLEAFIEEDHEENVYKLLEDCTLLLDLDKHYSRKENLLFPYLEKYGIYGPTNNMWSIDDFIRDGIKEAKNLLTHYEGDKQKVINAVRFVFNEVSAMIYREENILFPMALKNLTEDEWVKIAHESDEIGFCLTGPEKEWKPERKEIGGNAISEGYIKMETGMLSLKQLELLLNHLPVDITFIDHDDVVRYFSHGKERIFARTKAVIGRTVQNCHPPRSVHVVEELLKDFKEGRKDSEDFWIKFRDKYIYIRYFAVRDDNGHYMGTLEFTQNISPIQEIEGEKRILP from the coding sequence ATTCATAACAATAATGAAACATCTGCTCATCCTAAAGCGGAAGAACAGCCTGGGCATCCCATCCATACTTTCACACGGGAGAATAAAGCAATTGATAAGCATCTGAGAGAAAATGTTAAGGTCCATCTCGAAGCGTTCATCGAGGAGGATCATGAGGAAAATGTTTATAAACTTTTAGAAGACTGCACCCTGCTTCTTGATCTTGATAAGCATTACAGCCGAAAGGAAAATCTGCTTTTTCCCTACCTGGAGAAGTACGGAATTTATGGTCCGACAAATAATATGTGGAGCATAGATGACTTTATCAGGGATGGCATCAAGGAAGCCAAGAACCTTCTCACCCATTACGAGGGGGACAAGCAAAAGGTCATTAATGCTGTCCGTTTCGTTTTTAATGAAGTCAGTGCCATGATTTATAGAGAGGAAAATATCCTTTTCCCAATGGCCTTAAAAAACCTTACAGAAGATGAATGGGTAAAGATCGCCCATGAAAGCGACGAGATCGGCTTCTGTCTGACCGGACCTGAAAAGGAATGGAAGCCCGAACGGAAAGAGATTGGCGGGAATGCCATATCAGAAGGATACATCAAAATGGAAACCGGCATGTTGTCCTTAAAACAGCTGGAGCTGTTATTAAATCACTTGCCTGTCGATATCACCTTTATTGATCATGATGACGTTGTCCGGTATTTCTCTCATGGGAAGGAAAGAATCTTCGCCAGGACGAAAGCCGTAATTGGGCGAACCGTTCAAAATTGCCATCCGCCCCGAAGTGTACATGTAGTGGAGGAATTGCTTAAGGATTTCAAGGAAGGACGAAAAGACTCTGAAGATTTCTGGATCAAATTCAGGGATAAATATATTTACATCCGTTATTTTGCGGTACGGGATGATAACGGTCATTATATGGGAACCCTTGAATTCACACAAAACATCAGTCCCATACAGGAAATCGAGGGAGAGAAAAGGATTCTTCCTTAA
- a CDS encoding branched-chain amino acid aminotransferase, giving the protein MTEFKIEINHTPEKKQKPAFDNLVFGKNFTDHMFEMDYTAGRGWHDPRIVPYQPLSLDPAAMIFHYGQSVFEGLKAYLTIDNEVLLFRPEKNMERLNKSNSRLCIPEIDEELALYALKELISADRDWIPNVEGTSLYIRPFVISTEPYLGVAPSTRYKFIIILSPVGAYYKEGINPVKIAVQNEYVRAVKGGTGTAKTGGNYAASLKAQELASLTGYSQVLWLDGKENKYIEEVGSMNIFFKINGEVVTPELNGSILEGITRNSVLELLKYWNVPVSERRISIEEIYQAHADGQLEEAFGTGTAAVISPIGEFFWDNKIIEINEGKTGDLSKKIYDTLTGIQKGTEPDPFGWSVKVEKKEAAGVK; this is encoded by the coding sequence ATGACAGAATTTAAAATTGAAATCAACCACACACCTGAGAAAAAACAAAAACCTGCATTTGATAACCTGGTGTTTGGAAAGAATTTTACGGATCATATGTTTGAAATGGATTATACTGCCGGACGGGGCTGGCACGACCCAAGAATTGTACCGTACCAGCCGCTTTCTCTTGATCCCGCTGCAATGATTTTCCATTATGGTCAGAGTGTCTTTGAAGGGTTAAAAGCCTATCTTACCATTGATAATGAGGTATTGCTCTTCCGCCCTGAAAAGAATATGGAGAGATTGAATAAATCCAACTCCAGGTTATGTATTCCTGAAATTGATGAAGAGCTTGCTCTTTATGCCTTAAAAGAATTAATTTCAGCTGACCGGGACTGGATTCCGAATGTTGAAGGAACTTCACTGTACATCCGGCCGTTCGTCATTTCAACTGAGCCATACCTGGGAGTGGCTCCATCAACGAGATACAAATTTATCATTATTCTTTCGCCGGTAGGCGCTTATTATAAGGAAGGCATCAACCCTGTTAAAATTGCTGTTCAAAACGAATACGTGCGTGCCGTAAAAGGGGGAACAGGCACAGCTAAAACAGGAGGGAACTATGCAGCAAGTCTCAAAGCTCAGGAGCTTGCAAGCTTAACGGGATATTCGCAGGTTCTATGGCTTGACGGAAAAGAAAATAAATATATTGAAGAAGTGGGAAGCATGAACATTTTCTTCAAAATTAACGGAGAAGTTGTAACACCAGAACTTAATGGCAGCATCCTGGAAGGAATCACTCGAAACTCTGTACTGGAGTTACTGAAATACTGGAATGTCCCGGTGTCCGAAAGAAGAATTTCCATTGAAGAAATCTATCAGGCACATGCCGATGGCCAGCTTGAAGAAGCATTTGGAACAGGCACGGCTGCTGTTATTTCTCCAATTGGCGAATTCTTCTGGGACAACAAGATTATTGAAATCAATGAAGGGAAAACCGGGGATCTGTCCAAGAAAATCTATGATACACTGACAGGCATTCAAAAAGGAACCGAACCGGATCCATTTGGATGGAGTGTAAAAGTGGAAAAGAAAGAGGCAGCAGGCGTTAAATAA
- a CDS encoding DUF1292 domain-containing protein, with the protein MDKIEVGEVFTISDENDQEMEVEVLASAEVDGNQYAAVSFVEDLEEDTEEDIDVFFLKLDEDGDFTPIESDEEFNKVSAVFEEMINNEE; encoded by the coding sequence ATGGACAAGATAGAAGTAGGAGAAGTTTTTACAATTAGTGATGAAAATGATCAGGAAATGGAAGTGGAGGTCCTCGCGTCTGCAGAGGTTGATGGCAACCAATATGCTGCTGTCAGCTTTGTCGAAGATCTTGAGGAAGACACAGAAGAGGATATTGATGTGTTCTTCTTAAAACTGGATGAGGATGGCGACTTTACACCCATTGAAAGCGATGAAGAATTTAACAAAGTCTCAGCGGTATTCGAAGAAATGATAAACAACGAGGAATAG
- a CDS encoding DEAD/DEAH box helicase yields MQEFLKLGISEDLSDILLQHGIAKPTPIQAQAIPAVMEGKDVIAQAQTGTGKTLAFILPILEKMDPDALQIQALIVTPTRELALQITDEVLKLTKDSDIDVLAVYGGQDVDKQLKKLKKNVQIVVGTPGRLLDHIKRKTIDLSQVDFLVLDEADQMLHIGFLDDVERIIKETPAKRQTMLFSATMPAEIRKLANRHMKEPQYIQIEKTQGPAHSVKQIAIHTFDRAKQGTLIELIQTHRPFLAVIFCRTKRRVTKLYEVLKSNGFDCDQLHGDLSQSKREQVMKRFRDAEIQLLVATDVAARGLDVEGVTHVFNYDIPLDPESYVHRIGRTGRAGMEGLAITFYSSADKPLLEAIEKGLKITIPKQNLGNSDIKPEAKPEKKRPDSKRQTSAGKKNDSRKGGQSQSKDDRFSHEKGRKGKSNSPRTGRTKTQGKKKPAPTASRNSSKRRGR; encoded by the coding sequence TTGCAGGAATTTTTAAAACTTGGCATTTCAGAAGATCTATCAGATATTCTGCTGCAGCATGGCATCGCTAAGCCAACACCTATTCAGGCGCAGGCGATTCCAGCTGTTATGGAAGGAAAGGATGTCATTGCCCAGGCTCAGACAGGAACCGGAAAAACATTGGCATTTATTTTGCCTATTCTGGAGAAAATGGACCCGGATGCCCTTCAGATCCAGGCTCTGATTGTAACGCCGACAAGGGAACTGGCATTACAGATAACAGACGAAGTACTGAAGCTTACGAAAGACAGTGATATAGATGTCTTAGCTGTATATGGAGGGCAGGATGTGGACAAGCAGCTCAAAAAGCTGAAAAAGAATGTACAGATTGTCGTGGGGACACCTGGCCGGCTGCTGGACCATATCAAGCGAAAAACCATTGATTTGTCACAAGTGGATTTTTTAGTATTGGATGAAGCAGACCAAATGCTGCATATAGGCTTTCTTGATGATGTCGAAAGAATCATTAAAGAAACGCCTGCCAAAAGGCAGACGATGCTTTTTTCTGCAACTATGCCGGCAGAAATAAGAAAACTGGCAAACAGACACATGAAAGAGCCGCAGTATATTCAAATTGAAAAAACACAGGGGCCAGCCCATTCAGTTAAACAAATAGCGATACATACCTTCGACCGCGCCAAGCAGGGTACGCTGATAGAGCTGATTCAAACCCATAGACCATTTTTGGCCGTGATCTTCTGCCGTACAAAACGCAGAGTAACCAAATTATATGAAGTGCTGAAATCGAACGGTTTTGATTGCGATCAGCTTCATGGGGATTTATCCCAATCGAAGCGCGAACAAGTAATGAAGAGATTCAGGGACGCAGAGATACAGCTGTTAGTTGCGACGGATGTAGCTGCCAGGGGGCTTGATGTCGAAGGGGTCACACATGTTTTTAATTATGATATCCCACTCGATCCCGAAAGCTATGTGCACCGCATCGGGAGAACCGGCCGGGCGGGAATGGAAGGACTGGCGATTACGTTTTATTCGTCTGCAGACAAGCCGCTCCTTGAAGCAATTGAAAAAGGACTGAAAATTACTATTCCTAAGCAAAACCTCGGCAATAGCGATATCAAGCCTGAAGCAAAACCTGAAAAAAAGAGGCCGGATTCCAAACGCCAAACCTCCGCTGGAAAGAAAAATGACAGCAGAAAAGGCGGCCAATCACAATCAAAAGATGACAGGTTTTCCCATGAAAAAGGCAGAAAAGGCAAAAGCAATTCACCCCGGACAGGCCGTACGAAAACACAAGGGAAAAAGAAGCCTGCTCCAACAGCTTCAAGAAATTCATCAAAAAGACGGGGAAGGTAA
- a CDS encoding sensor histidine kinase: MLKKYLTALKSSGISPYIWSVFSILPFYFIFRSTSKITIAVGIILTILFFISLRFAFISRRWPVYLWTGILISISITMTILFSFIYFAFYIAYYNGHIKNRIAFLTLYVIHLIATTISINVNFVTQKPLFLEQIPFIIIIWISVILLPFNIHNKKKQEKLEEQLEDANKRIADLVKQEERQRIARDLHDTLGQKLSLIGLKSDLARKLISKDPEQAKEELVDVQQTARTALNEVRKMVSQMRGIRLKEEIILVKQILKAASIEFIGEEDIKLKNVSLFLENILSMCMKEAVTNVVKHSKATECRIRIEQTWNEVSITVRDNGVGMNPSTDVGKGSGLLGLRERLDFVNGSLEIVSENGTTIIMKVPTVVKEPNKEERA; the protein is encoded by the coding sequence ATGTTAAAAAAATATTTAACTGCATTGAAAAGTTCAGGCATTTCTCCATATATATGGAGTGTATTCAGCATTCTGCCGTTTTATTTCATCTTCAGATCCACATCTAAAATCACCATAGCAGTCGGTATTATCCTGACTATACTCTTTTTTATATCACTGCGTTTTGCCTTTATTTCACGGAGATGGCCTGTTTATTTGTGGACTGGCATCTTAATCAGCATTTCGATCACAATGACCATTCTCTTTTCATTTATTTATTTTGCATTTTATATTGCTTATTACAATGGCCATATCAAGAACAGAATTGCCTTTTTAACGCTGTATGTCATCCACCTGATCGCAACCACCATCTCCATAAACGTTAATTTTGTCACCCAGAAGCCATTATTTCTCGAGCAGATCCCCTTTATTATTATCATCTGGATCAGTGTGATTTTGCTTCCTTTTAACATTCACAATAAGAAAAAGCAGGAAAAGCTTGAGGAGCAGCTTGAGGATGCCAACAAAAGGATTGCGGACCTCGTCAAACAGGAAGAAAGACAGCGGATTGCCCGGGACCTTCATGATACTCTAGGACAAAAATTGTCTCTTATCGGGTTAAAAAGCGATCTGGCAAGGAAGCTCATCAGCAAGGATCCTGAACAGGCAAAGGAAGAGCTTGTAGACGTTCAGCAAACCGCCAGAACAGCATTAAACGAAGTAAGGAAAATGGTTTCACAGATGAGGGGAATCAGGCTGAAGGAAGAAATTATCCTTGTTAAGCAAATTTTAAAGGCCGCTTCTATCGAATTCATCGGAGAAGAAGATATCAAATTAAAAAATGTGTCACTCTTCCTTGAGAATATTCTAAGCATGTGCATGAAAGAGGCTGTAACAAACGTAGTAAAACACAGTAAGGCGACAGAATGCCGCATCAGAATAGAACAAACCTGGAATGAAGTCAGCATTACCGTTCGGGATAACGGGGTCGGCATGAATCCCTCAACAGATGTAGGAAAGGGGTCAGGACTGCTTGGCTTAAGGGAGCGGCTCGACTTTGTCAACGGAAGTCTTGAGATTGTATCTGAGAATGGAACAACGATTATAATGAAAGTACCAACAGTAGTGAAGGAACCAAACAAGGAGGAGAGGGCATGA